The proteins below come from a single Nitrosospira sp. Is2 genomic window:
- a CDS encoding phosphate ABC transporter substrate-binding protein produces the protein MKLAMASAVMFIAGLWWSPVGNTAAQKLVLTGASTIAPLAGEIARRFESRHPGTRIDVQTGGSSRGINDVRNGTADIGMVSRDLKPEERGLRTHTIALDGVAVIVHASNPAVVLNRRQLIDIYTGKIVNWKEVGGVNSPITVVNKAEGRSTLELFLNYLNLKNSEVKPHVIIGDNSQGIKTVAGNRNAIGYVSIGAAAYEAKHGTPIKLLPLDGVAATVANVRNGTFPLSRPLNLVTRAVPGGLAREFIDFARSMEVHDLVEAQYFVPVTVD, from the coding sequence ATGAAACTTGCAATGGCGAGCGCAGTAATGTTTATCGCGGGACTTTGGTGGAGCCCAGTGGGGAACACTGCAGCACAAAAACTGGTGTTGACAGGTGCCAGCACAATAGCGCCCTTAGCTGGGGAGATCGCTCGGCGGTTCGAATCACGGCATCCTGGAACACGAATAGATGTGCAGACCGGTGGTTCTTCGCGGGGGATTAACGATGTCCGCAATGGGACTGCCGACATCGGCATGGTATCGCGCGACCTGAAGCCGGAAGAGCGGGGTTTGCGCACCCACACTATCGCGTTGGATGGGGTTGCAGTTATTGTGCACGCCAGCAACCCCGCCGTAGTGTTAAATCGGCGCCAGCTTATCGATATTTATACCGGAAAAATTGTGAACTGGAAGGAAGTGGGAGGGGTGAATTCGCCTATTACCGTGGTCAACAAAGCCGAGGGACGTTCCACGCTTGAGCTGTTTTTGAACTATCTTAATCTAAAGAACAGCGAAGTTAAGCCGCATGTAATCATCGGCGACAACTCCCAGGGGATAAAAACTGTTGCGGGCAACCGGAATGCAATCGGCTACGTTTCAATAGGCGCTGCCGCATACGAAGCAAAGCATGGGACGCCAATCAAGCTGTTGCCGCTCGATGGTGTCGCTGCTACGGTGGCGAATGTCCGTAATGGTACTTTTCCGCTATCGCGGCCGCTGAATCTGGTAACACGGGCTGTGCCGGGAGGGCTGGCCCGGGAGTTCATCGATTTCGCACGTTCCATGGAGGTTCATGACCTGGTCGAAGCCCAATATTTCGTTCCCGTCACCGTCGATTGA
- a CDS encoding FAD-dependent oxidoreductase, with protein MKRWWLLLVLVLLGGLFFAFDLQRFITLETLKNSRDELQQAYRAQPLRIIGFYAIVYILIAALSLPGAAVMTLAGGAIFGLLVGIPVAVISASIGATLAFWVARYVFRDAVQKRFGGRMAVIDEGIKRDGAFYLFTLRLMPIFPFFMINLLMGLTAIRTRTFFWVSLLGMMAGTAVYVNAGTQLGSLTSLSGLLSPGLIGSLALLAVFPWLARWGIGRVRMSRMGAKKWAKPTRFERNLVVIGAGAAGLVTSYVAAATRAKVTLIEANKMGGDCLNFGCVPSKALIRSAAFLRHARHANELGIAHATVEYSFADILARVRRVIQTVEPHDSAQRYTELGVEVIAGRARITSPWTVEVNGRSITTRAIVLATGSRPIIPSIPGLERARYYTSDTIWSLTERPERLIVLGGGPIGCELAQAFALLDCEVMLVANHDLLTREDADAVALIEAALRADGVRLLTQTDAIRCEYEAGEQQLIVRQQDGTEKTLPFDAMLCAVGRMAYTKGFGLEELGIPVSKKGNVETDAWLQTLYPNIYACGDVAGPYQFTHVAGHQGWYASVNALFGGVKRFKVDYSVIPWTTFTHPELARVGLSEAEAGKRDIKCEVTRYSLKELDRAITDEAAYGFVKVLTPPGSDRILGVTIVGERASDLLAEFVLAMKQGLGLNKILGTIHTYPTWSEANKYAAGQWRREHVPGRLLDWVEKYHAWRRG; from the coding sequence ATGAAACGCTGGTGGTTGCTCTTAGTGCTGGTATTGCTGGGCGGATTGTTTTTTGCTTTTGATCTCCAGCGTTTCATTACCCTCGAAACCCTCAAGAACAGTCGCGATGAACTGCAGCAGGCCTATCGGGCGCAGCCATTGCGCATAATAGGATTTTACGCGATCGTCTATATCCTTATCGCTGCCCTTTCCCTGCCTGGAGCTGCGGTAATGACTCTGGCGGGCGGCGCGATTTTCGGGTTGTTGGTCGGGATCCCGGTAGCGGTCATTTCCGCGAGTATTGGGGCGACGCTCGCGTTCTGGGTCGCCCGGTACGTGTTTCGCGATGCGGTCCAGAAGCGCTTCGGTGGGCGCATGGCGGTGATCGACGAAGGCATCAAGCGGGACGGCGCATTTTATCTCTTCACGTTGCGCCTGATGCCTATCTTTCCCTTCTTCATGATTAATCTGCTAATGGGACTGACGGCCATCCGAACCCGCACTTTCTTTTGGGTCAGCCTGTTGGGCATGATGGCGGGCACCGCGGTTTATGTTAATGCCGGAACCCAGCTGGGTTCGCTTACCAGTCTTTCGGGGCTCCTTTCTCCCGGGCTGATCGGTTCCCTCGCGTTGCTGGCCGTATTTCCCTGGCTGGCGCGGTGGGGTATCGGACGTGTGAGGATGAGCAGAATGGGAGCCAAAAAGTGGGCCAAGCCAACGCGATTCGAGCGTAATCTCGTCGTCATCGGCGCGGGGGCCGCCGGCCTGGTAACGTCCTATGTCGCAGCCGCTACGCGCGCAAAGGTGACACTTATTGAAGCAAACAAGATGGGCGGAGATTGTCTTAATTTTGGTTGTGTCCCTTCCAAGGCACTGATCCGGTCTGCTGCGTTCCTGCGGCACGCCCGACACGCTAACGAGTTGGGCATCGCGCACGCAACCGTCGAATACAGTTTCGCTGACATATTGGCTCGTGTGCGCCGAGTCATACAAACGGTCGAACCCCACGACTCCGCCCAGCGCTACACCGAACTAGGGGTGGAGGTCATCGCCGGCAGGGCGCGCATTACCTCTCCGTGGACGGTAGAGGTCAACGGTCGATCCATCACAACCCGCGCGATTGTCCTGGCTACCGGCTCCCGCCCCATCATCCCATCCATCCCGGGCTTGGAGCGCGCGCGCTACTATACATCAGACACAATCTGGTCTCTCACAGAGCGTCCCGAACGGCTGATTGTGTTAGGCGGCGGTCCTATTGGCTGTGAATTGGCACAGGCATTCGCTCTCCTGGATTGTGAGGTGATGCTGGTAGCCAATCACGATTTGCTGACGCGAGAGGACGCGGATGCTGTTGCGCTGATTGAAGCGGCATTGCGCGCCGACGGTGTCCGTTTGTTAACCCAAACTGATGCTATTCGTTGCGAATACGAAGCAGGGGAACAGCAATTGATCGTGCGTCAGCAGGATGGAACTGAAAAAACGCTACCTTTTGATGCCATGCTGTGCGCAGTAGGAAGAATGGCTTATACCAAAGGGTTCGGTCTGGAAGAGTTGGGAATTCCGGTTTCAAAGAAGGGTAACGTCGAGACCGATGCGTGGTTGCAGACGCTTTATCCCAACATCTATGCCTGCGGCGATGTGGCCGGGCCTTATCAGTTTACCCACGTTGCGGGGCACCAGGGATGGTACGCGTCTGTAAACGCTTTATTTGGCGGCGTGAAACGCTTCAAGGTGGACTACTCGGTCATTCCATGGACCACATTTACCCACCCGGAGCTCGCGCGGGTCGGATTATCTGAGGCGGAAGCCGGCAAACGCGATATCAAATGTGAGGTAACACGCTACAGCCTGAAAGAACTCGACCGCGCCATCACGGATGAAGCGGCGTACGGGTTTGTGAAAGTTCTTACCCCGCCGGGCAGCGATCGCATTCTGGGGGTCACCATTGTCGGTGAACGGGCCAGCGATCTGCTGGCGGAATTCGTTCTCGCCATGAAACAGGGCCTTGGCCTCAACAAGATCCTTGGGACGATTCATACATACCCGACCTGGTCCGAGGCGAACAAGTATGCTGCGGGACAGTGGAGGCGCGAGCATGTGCCCGGCCGGTTGCTTGATTGGGTGGAAAAATACCACGCCTGGCGGCGAGGATAG
- a CDS encoding radical SAM protein, translated as MGMRPGHEAAASARSQDWLLTRSGEPRGVIQAHALDELWFHTGTACNLSCPFCLEGSKPGDDRLQLLRFEDATPYIDEALSLGVKQFSFTGGEPFVNKDIIRILDYALRHRPCLVLTNATEPLIKRLKHLKPLRNHSDELHFRVSLDYADPARHDAARGEGMFAQAVKGLRELHGMGFHVSVAHQKLPDMAGDVVAGGFAEVFRSAGLPEQLTLVEFPEFHPPETQVAVPEITGRCMTEFHTQETRRSFMCSFSKMVVKRDGSMYVYACTLVDDDPDYVLAQTLTEALQMPVSMKHHRCFSCFKYGASCSEMKRNVD; from the coding sequence ATGGGCATGCGGCCAGGGCATGAAGCGGCGGCATCTGCCCGTTCCCAAGACTGGTTGCTAACCCGGAGCGGCGAACCGCGTGGCGTTATCCAAGCGCATGCGCTGGACGAACTCTGGTTTCACACCGGCACGGCCTGCAACTTGTCCTGCCCTTTCTGCCTGGAAGGCTCGAAGCCGGGCGACGATCGCTTGCAACTGTTGCGTTTTGAGGACGCGACTCCCTATATCGATGAAGCGCTCAGCCTGGGTGTCAAGCAGTTTTCCTTCACCGGCGGGGAGCCTTTCGTCAATAAGGACATCATACGCATCCTGGATTATGCATTGCGGCACCGCCCCTGCCTGGTGCTGACGAACGCGACTGAGCCATTGATAAAACGCCTCAAGCACTTAAAACCGTTACGCAACCATTCAGACGAACTGCATTTCCGCGTAAGCCTCGACTATGCGGATCCCGCACGCCACGACGCAGCCCGTGGAGAAGGCATGTTTGCCCAGGCGGTGAAAGGTTTGCGCGAGCTCCACGGCATGGGTTTTCATGTTTCCGTGGCGCACCAAAAGCTGCCCGACATGGCAGGGGATGTGGTGGCAGGTGGCTTTGCCGAGGTTTTTCGCTCCGCGGGGTTACCCGAGCAGTTGACGCTGGTCGAGTTTCCGGAATTTCATCCCCCGGAGACGCAGGTGGCAGTGCCGGAGATTACAGGACGCTGCATGACCGAATTCCATACTCAAGAGACAAGACGGTCGTTCATGTGTTCCTTCAGCAAGATGGTGGTCAAAAGGGACGGCAGCATGTATGTTTACGCGTGTACGCTAGTGGATGACGACCCCGATTACGTTCTTGCGCAAACGCTGACCGAAGCCCTGCAAATGCCTGTAAGCATGAAGCATCATCGATGCTTTAGTTGTTTTAAATACGGCGCGTCGTGCAGCGAAATGAAGCGGAATGTTGATTAA
- a CDS encoding methyltransferase domain-containing protein, protein MHDIVQQYYGATLSSSLDLQTNACTTGDDLPEYVKPILAQVHSEVLARYYGCGLVLPELLEDLTVLDLGCGAGRDVYVLSKLVGENGQVIGVDMTEEQLAVARRHEEYHRKAFGYGSSNVCFLHGYIERLSELKLPDASVDVIVSNCVLNLAPDKGAVLREAWRVLKPGGELYFSDIYTDRRVPATLAADPVLYGECLSGALYWNDFINLSLKHGFDDPRLIEDRRIVLRNAELAGRTGNMRFYSATYRLFKLDNLEPACEDYGQAVVYRGTIPYHPHVFVLDKHHRFETGKHFPVCGNTWRMLHDTRFASHFEFYGSFERHYGIFPGCGVGLPYDDGDSAGAGLAGGCC, encoded by the coding sequence ATGCATGACATTGTCCAGCAATACTACGGAGCAACCTTAAGCTCGTCGCTTGATCTTCAGACCAATGCTTGCACAACCGGGGATGACCTGCCCGAATATGTGAAGCCGATACTTGCCCAGGTACACAGCGAGGTGCTCGCGCGCTACTACGGGTGTGGGCTGGTGCTGCCCGAACTGCTTGAAGATCTGACAGTGCTCGATCTTGGGTGCGGCGCCGGACGCGACGTGTACGTGTTGTCGAAACTGGTAGGAGAAAATGGGCAGGTGATCGGGGTTGATATGACTGAAGAGCAATTGGCAGTCGCGCGCCGCCACGAGGAATACCACCGTAAAGCGTTCGGTTATGGCAGCAGCAATGTGTGTTTTCTGCACGGTTACATCGAGCGCCTGTCCGAGCTTAAACTGCCTGATGCGAGTGTGGATGTGATCGTGTCGAATTGCGTGCTCAACCTCGCACCCGACAAGGGAGCGGTCCTGCGCGAGGCGTGGCGGGTGCTGAAGCCCGGCGGTGAACTCTACTTTTCCGATATTTATACTGACCGGCGGGTGCCGGCAACACTCGCCGCCGATCCCGTTCTATATGGCGAGTGTCTAAGCGGCGCGCTGTACTGGAACGATTTCATCAACCTTTCGCTGAAGCACGGGTTTGACGACCCGCGTTTGATAGAGGATCGCAGGATTGTCCTGCGCAACGCAGAGCTGGCTGGCCGCACTGGCAACATGCGTTTTTACTCCGCGACTTACCGCTTATTCAAGCTGGACAATCTGGAGCCGGCATGCGAAGACTATGGCCAAGCCGTAGTCTATCGCGGCACCATACCTTATCACCCCCATGTGTTCGTGCTCGACAAGCATCACCGCTTCGAAACCGGAAAGCATTTTCCTGTCTGCGGCAACACGTGGCGCATGCTGCACGACACCCGGTTCGCCTCGCATTTCGAGTTCTATGGCAGCTTCGAGCGGCACTACGGTATTTTTCCCGGCTGCGGCGTGGGGCTCCCATATGATGATGGCGATAGTGCCGGGGCGGGGCTTGCCGGTGGATGCTGCTAG
- a CDS encoding TIGR04283 family arsenosugar biosynthesis glycosyltransferase has protein sequence MSRFSVIIPCYQDEDKLADLLGQLRQLPDSSPEIIVVDGAGNPACGRVCQQYGAQWLAAEPCRGQQLRAGAALAKGDALWFLHADTRLCPDPLSAMRLALDQGAVGGYFRFRFDLPRAWPALLLEPAIAMRCRFGVPYGDQGLFMRRNAYWEAGGHSPWPLFEEVALINGLRRLGGFVPLQEAILVDPRRWHRDGWWRRTWINRNLALAFAWGASPDRLAARYRSKTN, from the coding sequence ATGTCCAGGTTTAGCGTCATTATTCCCTGCTACCAAGATGAGGACAAGCTGGCGGATCTGCTCGGCCAGTTGCGGCAGTTGCCAGACTCATCACCTGAAATCATCGTCGTCGACGGCGCGGGAAATCCGGCATGCGGAAGAGTGTGCCAGCAATATGGAGCGCAGTGGCTGGCGGCCGAACCTTGCCGTGGGCAACAACTACGCGCGGGCGCCGCGCTAGCAAAAGGGGACGCGTTATGGTTCCTGCATGCCGACACCCGGTTATGTCCCGACCCGTTGAGCGCGATGCGGTTGGCACTCGACCAAGGCGCGGTCGGCGGCTATTTTCGCTTTCGTTTCGATCTTCCTCGCGCTTGGCCTGCCCTGCTGCTGGAACCGGCTATTGCCATGCGTTGCCGGTTCGGGGTTCCTTATGGCGATCAGGGTTTATTCATGCGGCGGAATGCATATTGGGAGGCAGGCGGTCATTCGCCCTGGCCCCTGTTCGAGGAAGTCGCCTTGATAAACGGACTGCGCCGGCTGGGGGGCTTTGTTCCGTTACAAGAAGCGATCCTCGTGGACCCCCGCCGCTGGCACCGCGATGGCTGGTGGCGCCGCACCTGGATCAATCGCAATCTTGCGCTTGCTTTTGCTTGGGGCGCTTCGCCTGATAGGCTGGCCGCACGCTACCGCTCCAAAACGAACTGA
- a CDS encoding DUF2064 domain-containing protein yields MTETTLVLVCKRPAYGSSKQRLSASLGQEGARRIAEALLACALEDVRDWPGPVVIAPAHPSDYAWAASLLPQLQPKIHIVPQTDGNLGQRLNAVDHILRDRGIAHLIYIGSDAPVLAATDYSAARAALLKHDTVLKPAVDGGVVLMGSRLRWPMLDALPWSTSHLGSALAGCCRGAGQSLAMLTQSFDVDEEQDVFRLLTALKADHRPARRALYQLTCDIVSMGEPGDVQV; encoded by the coding sequence ATGACAGAAACCACTTTGGTGCTTGTTTGCAAGCGTCCCGCATACGGCAGCAGCAAGCAACGGCTGTCAGCGAGCCTGGGACAGGAAGGGGCCAGGCGTATTGCGGAGGCATTGCTCGCCTGTGCATTGGAAGACGTCCGCGATTGGCCTGGTCCGGTGGTCATCGCGCCTGCGCACCCCTCCGATTATGCCTGGGCGGCCTCCTTATTACCCCAGCTTCAGCCAAAAATTCATATCGTGCCTCAAACGGACGGCAATCTGGGACAACGGCTGAACGCTGTCGATCATATTTTGCGCGATCGGGGGATCGCACACCTGATTTATATAGGCAGTGACGCACCCGTGCTTGCGGCCACCGACTACTCCGCAGCCCGCGCGGCGTTGCTAAAACATGATACTGTTCTGAAGCCGGCCGTCGATGGCGGTGTGGTGCTAATGGGGAGCCGCCTGCGTTGGCCCATGCTGGACGCCTTGCCGTGGAGCACGTCGCATCTGGGCTCGGCACTGGCCGGCTGCTGCCGCGGGGCTGGACAGTCGCTTGCCATGCTCACGCAAAGTTTCGACGTGGATGAAGAGCAGGATGTCTTTCGTCTACTAACCGCATTGAAAGCCGACCATCGGCCGGCGCGACGTGCGTTGTATCAGTTGACTTGTGATATTGTCAGCATGGGAGAACCGGGCGATGTCCAGGTTTAG
- a CDS encoding asparagine synthetase B family protein has product MSGLCGWIGHSASVIENMQLVQRMAAPLARFDASEVEADAEGNSAVAVAASSDSRHIHKQDGLLVALWGRPRLREPRLVQLARTEGVARTLGREWRERGEKALESLTGVFSLCILDEAAQEGVLAVDRMGINPLAYQEHGGGLVFGSSADAINIHPRSRSEIAPQSVYNYVYFHMVPGPDTIYQDQKRLLPGEYLFYRKGHVEIRKYWRMQFVENEKRPFQELQQEFLNLLRSSVRDAVGDQQVGAFLSGGTDSSTIAGILGEVSGGPAHTYSIGFDASGYDEMEYARIAARHFSTRHHEYYVTPDDIVNTIPQVAAVFDQPFGNASAIPAFYCGQMAKADGLARMLGGDGGDELFGGNSRYAKQHLFSLYEKAPSLMRKGILEPLIFGLPGGAALPLVQKARSYIEQASIPMPARTETYNLLERYGAAEVFTREFLGTVNPSNPAALLDDVYHENNATSLINRMLAFDRKFTLADNDLPKVAKACELAAMEVAFPLISDEIVAFSLRLEPHLKLNGTKLRYFFKEALRGFLPDDIIAKQKHGFGLPFGVWLQQHRGLQGLASDSLSSLKSRNIIRADFIDKLLGHHLDEHAGYHGTMVWVLMMLEQWYRQR; this is encoded by the coding sequence TTGAGCGGATTGTGCGGTTGGATAGGCCATAGTGCCTCCGTTATTGAAAATATGCAGCTCGTGCAGCGAATGGCCGCCCCTCTGGCTCGGTTTGATGCGAGCGAGGTTGAGGCTGATGCTGAAGGAAACAGCGCGGTGGCAGTTGCGGCAAGCAGCGATAGCAGACATATTCATAAGCAGGATGGGCTTCTGGTCGCGTTATGGGGGCGGCCCCGCTTGCGCGAGCCGCGCTTAGTCCAGCTTGCGCGCACCGAAGGGGTGGCAAGGACCTTGGGGCGCGAGTGGCGTGAGCGAGGCGAAAAAGCCCTTGAGAGTCTGACAGGAGTGTTTTCCTTATGCATTCTGGATGAAGCCGCGCAGGAAGGCGTTCTGGCGGTAGACCGGATGGGCATTAACCCTCTAGCCTACCAGGAGCATGGGGGCGGGCTGGTCTTTGGCTCGTCGGCGGACGCAATTAATATACATCCCCGATCCCGATCCGAAATCGCCCCTCAAAGCGTATACAACTATGTGTACTTTCACATGGTGCCGGGTCCGGATACTATTTACCAGGACCAGAAACGCCTCTTGCCCGGCGAATACCTCTTTTATCGAAAGGGCCATGTCGAGATTCGCAAATATTGGCGAATGCAGTTCGTGGAAAACGAGAAGCGCCCTTTTCAGGAGCTCCAGCAGGAATTTCTAAACTTGCTGCGCTCCAGCGTGCGCGACGCGGTAGGCGATCAGCAAGTTGGAGCCTTCCTTAGCGGCGGCACAGACAGCTCGACCATTGCCGGAATATTGGGAGAGGTGTCGGGCGGCCCAGCCCACACCTACTCCATCGGTTTTGACGCGTCGGGTTATGACGAAATGGAGTATGCGCGAATCGCGGCCAGACATTTTTCCACCCGTCATCACGAGTATTACGTTACGCCCGATGACATCGTGAACACGATCCCGCAAGTCGCAGCCGTTTTCGATCAACCTTTTGGGAATGCGTCGGCCATACCGGCTTTCTATTGTGGCCAAATGGCTAAAGCTGACGGCTTGGCCAGAATGTTGGGGGGTGACGGCGGGGACGAACTGTTCGGCGGCAATTCCCGTTACGCCAAACAACACCTGTTTTCGCTCTATGAAAAGGCCCCCTCCCTGATGCGCAAGGGTATCCTTGAGCCGCTCATTTTTGGCCTGCCGGGTGGGGCTGCGTTACCGCTGGTACAAAAGGCGCGGAGTTATATTGAACAAGCATCGATCCCGATGCCGGCGCGAACAGAAACATATAACCTGCTGGAGCGGTACGGGGCTGCGGAAGTTTTTACGCGTGAATTCCTTGGAACCGTTAACCCCAGCAACCCGGCTGCCCTGCTTGACGACGTCTATCACGAGAACAACGCCACCAGCCTAATTAATCGCATGCTTGCTTTTGATCGCAAGTTCACGCTCGCTGATAACGACCTGCCCAAAGTGGCAAAGGCTTGCGAGTTGGCGGCGATGGAGGTCGCATTTCCCCTGATCAGCGACGAGATCGTGGCTTTCTCGCTGCGGTTGGAGCCTCATCTGAAGCTCAACGGCACGAAGCTACGTTATTTTTTTAAGGAAGCGCTTCGGGGATTTCTGCCCGACGATATTATCGCGAAGCAAAAGCACGGCTTCGGCTTGCCTTTTGGCGTCTGGCTGCAACAGCATCGAGGTTTGCAGGGTTTGGCTTCGGATAGCCTGAGCAGTCTCAAGTCACGTAATATTATCCGGGCCGACTTCATCGACAAGCTGCTCGGGCACCATCTTGATGAGCACGCCGGTTACCATGGCACTATGGTCTGGGTTTTGATGATGCTGGAGCAATGGTACAGGCAAAGGTGA
- a CDS encoding pyridoxal-dependent decarboxylase, exosortase A system-associated, producing MSNIRPKHASMDQFPIRDNCLQIGGISLTRLAQRVGKTPFYAYDRQRITERVALLRQHLPAEIHLHYAMKANPMPAVVQHMASLVDGIDVASAGEMHVALDTTMPPGHISFAGPGKTDAELSCAIAAGVVVNMESEQEMERIATLGQHLGIRPTVAVRVNPDFELKSSSMKMGGGAKQFGVDAERVPPMLHRMGQLDLDFEGFHIFSGSQNLKAAALEEAHEKTVQLGVALARYAPSGVRLLNIGGGFGVPYFPGDEPLDLAKVGDNLERLIPEAKRDLPEARIVIELGRYMVAEAGIYVCRVLERKESRGQVFLITNGGLHHHLAASGNFGQVIRKNYPVIVGNKAQHSVRETVSVVGPLCTPLDLLADRMEMSKAETGDLIVVFQSGAYGLTASPTAFLSHPAPIEVLV from the coding sequence ATGAGTAATATTCGCCCAAAGCACGCTTCAATGGATCAATTCCCGATCCGCGACAATTGCTTGCAGATTGGCGGTATTTCTCTAACGCGGCTGGCCCAGCGCGTAGGTAAGACTCCTTTTTACGCCTATGACAGACAGCGGATTACCGAACGGGTCGCCCTGCTGCGACAACACCTGCCGGCTGAGATTCATCTGCACTATGCGATGAAGGCCAACCCGATGCCTGCTGTAGTGCAGCATATGGCTAGCCTGGTCGATGGCATCGATGTAGCGTCAGCGGGTGAGATGCACGTCGCACTCGATACGACTATGCCGCCGGGTCACATCAGTTTTGCCGGACCGGGCAAGACCGACGCCGAGCTTTCCTGCGCTATCGCTGCCGGTGTAGTCGTGAATATGGAATCGGAGCAGGAAATGGAGCGCATTGCCACTTTGGGTCAACACCTTGGCATTCGTCCCACAGTGGCGGTTCGCGTCAATCCCGACTTTGAGCTAAAATCTTCGAGCATGAAAATGGGCGGCGGCGCAAAACAGTTCGGTGTGGATGCGGAGCGAGTCCCACCCATGCTTCATCGGATGGGGCAGCTTGACCTGGATTTCGAAGGATTTCACATCTTCAGCGGTTCGCAGAACCTCAAGGCGGCGGCCTTGGAGGAAGCCCACGAAAAAACGGTGCAGCTTGGCGTCGCGCTTGCCCGGTACGCTCCAAGTGGAGTTCGATTGCTGAATATAGGCGGCGGCTTTGGCGTGCCTTATTTTCCCGGTGATGAACCGCTGGATTTGGCGAAAGTAGGCGACAACCTTGAGCGCTTAATACCAGAAGCGAAGCGGGATCTGCCTGAGGCCCGTATCGTGATTGAGCTCGGACGGTATATGGTGGCGGAGGCTGGCATTTATGTGTGTCGAGTCCTGGAGCGCAAGGAGTCCAGAGGTCAGGTCTTCCTCATTACGAATGGGGGCTTGCACCACCACCTTGCCGCATCCGGTAACTTTGGCCAGGTGATCCGCAAGAACTACCCGGTTATTGTCGGTAATAAGGCGCAACATAGCGTAAGAGAGACGGTCTCGGTCGTAGGGCCGCTTTGCACGCCTCTGGATCTGTTAGCGGATCGGATGGAGATGAGCAAAGCGGAAACCGGCGATTTAATCGTGGTTTTTCAATCAGGCGCTTATGGCCTGACTGCAAGCCCCACGGCATTCCTCAGCCATCCCGCACCTATTGAAGTGCTGGTTTAA